A genomic segment from Psychrobacter arcticus 273-4 encodes:
- the glmS gene encoding glutamine--fructose-6-phosphate transaminase (isomerizing) has protein sequence MCGIVGAVAERNIANILLEGLKRLEYRGYDSAGLTVIRDGALHRERQVGKVQALVDAVAVNPEFFDGHIGIAHTRWATHGEPAQRNAHPHVSGKIAVVHNGIVENYAELKEALIAKGYEFTSQTDTEVVAHLINDIYKATPDLLEAVRTVIPLLHGAFALGVIHVDCPEELITVRLGSPLVIGVGIGENFIASDQLALLPVTNRFMYLEEGDIAKLTRSSIQVYANGVEVKRQIHEIDAAQHNADKGEFKHYMLKEIYEQPDAVARTLEMALDSDEPTKLRDDFLQRHEAQLKGIKHVQVIACGTSYHSGLVAKYWFESLIRVPCSVEVASEFRYRNPVVIDNSLVICISQSGETADTLSALRDIQKQSPVGLVSLALCNVPTSSLVRETDVFLPTLAGPEIGVASTKAFTTQLAALMLLLLKVGVIQRRMTDENLRTLLGQLQQLPGQLHASLHLDAPIKVMSEHFEYKKSCLFLGRGLQFPIALEGALKLKEISYIHAEGYAAGELKHGPLALVDKDMPIVVLAPKDSMFDKLKANMQEVHARHGELFVFASQSSQMVAEDRLHVVYVPDVCETLAPIVYSVPVQLLSYHVAVMRGTDVDQPRNLAKSVTVE, from the coding sequence ATGTGCGGAATAGTTGGAGCAGTGGCTGAGCGTAATATCGCCAATATCTTACTTGAGGGACTCAAGCGTCTAGAATATAGAGGCTATGATTCTGCTGGTCTGACTGTCATTCGTGATGGCGCGCTCCATCGTGAGCGCCAAGTGGGTAAAGTTCAGGCATTAGTCGATGCCGTCGCAGTCAACCCAGAGTTTTTCGATGGTCATATCGGTATTGCCCATACACGTTGGGCGACTCATGGCGAGCCCGCACAGCGTAACGCTCATCCGCATGTATCAGGCAAAATCGCGGTGGTACATAATGGTATCGTTGAGAACTACGCCGAGCTAAAAGAAGCGCTGATTGCCAAAGGGTACGAGTTTACTTCGCAGACCGATACCGAAGTCGTTGCGCATCTCATTAACGATATCTATAAAGCAACGCCTGACTTATTAGAAGCCGTTCGCACTGTCATTCCTTTATTACATGGCGCATTTGCCCTTGGTGTTATCCATGTTGATTGCCCAGAAGAGCTTATTACGGTACGTTTAGGCTCTCCTTTGGTGATTGGCGTCGGTATTGGCGAAAACTTTATCGCATCCGATCAATTGGCACTTTTACCAGTGACGAATCGCTTTATGTATCTAGAAGAAGGCGATATTGCCAAATTGACGCGTAGTAGCATTCAGGTTTACGCTAATGGTGTTGAGGTCAAGCGTCAGATACATGAGATTGACGCAGCACAACATAATGCGGACAAGGGTGAATTTAAGCATTATATGCTCAAAGAAATCTACGAGCAGCCAGATGCCGTCGCTCGTACTCTCGAGATGGCATTAGATAGCGATGAGCCAACTAAACTGCGTGATGATTTTTTGCAACGTCATGAAGCACAATTAAAAGGTATTAAGCACGTACAAGTGATCGCTTGTGGTACCAGCTATCATTCCGGTCTGGTCGCAAAATATTGGTTTGAGAGTCTTATTCGTGTACCTTGCTCAGTTGAAGTTGCCAGTGAGTTCCGTTATCGCAATCCAGTCGTCATTGATAACTCATTAGTGATTTGTATTTCTCAATCAGGTGAGACTGCTGACACCTTATCTGCGCTACGTGATATTCAAAAACAGTCGCCTGTTGGATTGGTTAGTCTGGCGTTATGTAATGTGCCGACCTCATCATTGGTACGTGAAACAGATGTATTTTTACCAACGCTTGCCGGTCCCGAGATTGGTGTGGCATCTACCAAAGCCTTTACCACTCAGCTTGCGGCATTGATGTTATTATTGTTAAAGGTAGGTGTCATCCAACGGCGCATGACTGATGAAAACTTGCGCACGCTGCTTGGTCAATTACAACAGCTACCGGGGCAGCTTCATGCCAGCTTGCACCTCGACGCGCCTATCAAGGTTATGAGTGAGCATTTTGAATATAAGAAAAGCTGCTTGTTCCTAGGTCGTGGTTTACAGTTCCCAATAGCATTAGAAGGCGCATTAAAGCTGAAAGAAATTTCTTATATTCATGCTGAAGGTTATGCGGCAGGAGAGCTTAAGCATGGACCATTGGCCTTGGTTGATAAAGACATGCCTATCGTGGTGCTAGCACCTAAAGACAGTATGTTTGATAAGCTAAAAGCCAATATGCAAGAAGTACATGCCCGTCATGGTGAGCTGTTTGTTTTTGCGAGCCAATCCAGCCAAATGGTTGCAGAAGATAGATTGCACGTGGTATATGTACCAGATGTTTGCGAGACGCTTGCGCCGATTGTTTATAGCGTACCAGTACAGTTGCTGTCATATCATGTGGCGGTGATGCGCGGCACAGACGTCGATCAGCCACGTAATTTAGCCAAGAGCGTTACTGTTGAATAA
- a CDS encoding cytochrome b/b6 domain-containing protein encodes MSQKDIIDWGDDSSVHLPNIPKARQVKVWDILVRVTHWTVAAGIIANLLFTENGSELHEYVGYTVLGLVVIRLLWGLVGTRYARFTSFFPTPTRLKRHLSDLSVRRVDEQHLGHNPPAAMMMLSLWAVIIGLGITGYLMEAELLGNADLLEEIHGLLANSLYLLVPLHIIAAIAMSYWQRQNLIKSMITGKKTVTAKPSTMT; translated from the coding sequence ATGAGCCAAAAAGACATAATTGATTGGGGCGACGACTCTTCCGTACATTTACCGAATATCCCTAAAGCTAGGCAAGTAAAAGTTTGGGATATATTAGTAAGAGTTACTCACTGGACAGTCGCGGCTGGTATTATTGCCAATCTACTCTTTACCGAAAACGGCAGTGAGTTGCACGAGTATGTAGGCTATACCGTCTTGGGGCTGGTAGTCATACGTTTACTTTGGGGTCTGGTTGGAACGCGCTATGCACGTTTTACGAGTTTTTTTCCCACACCGACACGACTTAAACGCCACCTATCAGATTTAAGTGTTCGACGCGTTGATGAGCAGCATCTTGGTCATAACCCCCCGGCAGCCATGATGATGTTATCGTTATGGGCAGTGATTATAGGGTTAGGAATAACCGGTTATCTGATGGAAGCAGAACTCCTTGGTAATGCAGACCTACTTGAAGAGATTCATGGGTTATTAGCAAACAGCTTATATCTGCTTGTTCCTCTACATATCATCGCAGCGATTGCCATGAGTTATTGGCAACGGCAGAACCTCATTAAGTCAATGATAACGGGCAAAAAAACGGTGACAGCCAAGCCGTCTACTATGACATAA
- a CDS encoding response regulator codes for MARILLIEDDSTIADGIVLGLKSHGMMVDWFSDAKQGEMALQDGMFDAVLLDLTLPKGDGMTVLKNWRAKHIDTPVLIITARDAIANRVAGLNAGADDYLVKPFALDEVIARLQALMRRSQGRSQPEVRYGEVAYQPHNQQVSYQGKTVELTIKEVAILEQMLTHPKQIHSRASLEDKLYGWKQDIESNAIEVHIHHLRKKLGNDFILTKRGIGYYLNPAHNQR; via the coding sequence ATGGCACGCATATTATTGATAGAAGACGATAGCACCATCGCTGACGGTATTGTCCTTGGCTTAAAAAGTCATGGCATGATGGTGGATTGGTTTAGTGATGCCAAGCAAGGTGAAATGGCGCTGCAAGACGGCATGTTTGATGCGGTACTGCTTGATTTAACCTTGCCAAAAGGTGATGGTATGACCGTACTAAAAAACTGGCGGGCAAAACACATAGATACGCCTGTATTAATTATCACGGCTCGCGATGCGATTGCCAATCGTGTGGCAGGACTCAATGCAGGCGCTGATGATTATTTGGTGAAGCCATTTGCATTAGATGAGGTTATTGCCCGTCTGCAAGCATTGATGAGACGCAGCCAAGGTCGGAGTCAACCTGAAGTCCGTTATGGCGAAGTAGCCTATCAGCCTCATAATCAGCAAGTCTCTTATCAAGGTAAAACTGTAGAATTAACCATCAAGGAAGTGGCAATCTTAGAGCAAATGCTGACCCACCCTAAGCAAATTCACAGCCGCGCAAGCTTAGAAGATAAGCTATATGGATGGAAACAAGATATCGAAAGCAATGCCATTGAAGTGCATATTCATCATTTACGTAAAAAACTGGGCAATGATTTTATCTTGACCAAACGTGGTATTGGCTACTATCTCAATCCAGCCCATAATCAGCGTTAG
- a CDS encoding ATP-binding protein — protein sequence MKSIQQRLLTSLLIGLPLLWVLTSSFIAWKLWHEINEMNDTQITQVARYLIGVAPKEDDDKDNHGQDESKKEHTPKIYNLKSKRLSGDLGEAEDDYMGFAIWDKKGRLLMADENGQSFAFLPDQYGFLEERDSAYQRLNPFSKRWRLFYVHDDHDHEGRVIAVGQNLKSRQEMIVDAMSVQLLPMLIGLFAFMGLVVWLIRRGFMPLTQISSELEQRQPQDDSPITADVPKEIQPLVSALNILFVKVADTLAREQRFTADASHELRSPLAALKLQADLLQQQILPLSGVEDDNQLFYHTQKISNGIERATHLVEQLLILAKIEPQQQLPPEQLESPDWLMLTDIVLSDVNRLAREKRIQLKRTVNCNNPADILPILINPTLFKLLIRNLLDNAIRYCPEGALIELQLDTNAIRVVDNGIGVEPEQLTRLSERFYRPAGQSQLGSGLGLSIANQIAELHSLTLEFANRSQPETGFIVTIRNKKAISRT from the coding sequence ATGAAAAGTATTCAGCAACGGCTATTAACATCGCTACTGATTGGTCTACCTCTGCTATGGGTACTCACCTCGAGCTTTATTGCCTGGAAGCTCTGGCACGAAATTAATGAGATGAATGACACCCAAATCACTCAAGTTGCCCGTTACTTAATAGGGGTCGCCCCTAAAGAAGATGACGATAAAGACAATCATGGGCAAGATGAGAGTAAAAAAGAGCATACGCCCAAAATCTATAATTTAAAAAGCAAGCGGCTATCAGGTGATCTGGGTGAGGCTGAAGATGACTATATGGGCTTTGCCATCTGGGATAAAAAAGGACGCCTATTAATGGCTGATGAAAATGGTCAATCATTTGCTTTTTTGCCAGACCAGTACGGGTTTTTAGAAGAGCGTGATTCTGCCTATCAGCGTCTCAACCCTTTTAGTAAGCGCTGGCGTTTATTTTACGTGCATGATGACCATGACCACGAAGGTCGGGTAATTGCCGTCGGTCAAAACCTTAAATCTCGCCAAGAGATGATTGTTGATGCCATGTCCGTACAACTGCTGCCTATGTTGATTGGGCTATTTGCATTTATGGGTTTGGTTGTTTGGTTGATTCGACGAGGGTTTATGCCGTTAACTCAGATTAGTAGTGAGCTTGAACAGCGTCAACCGCAAGATGATAGCCCCATCACAGCAGACGTGCCCAAAGAGATTCAACCGTTAGTGAGCGCTTTAAATATCTTATTTGTAAAAGTCGCGGATACCCTAGCACGTGAGCAACGCTTTACGGCTGATGCTTCGCATGAGTTAAGAAGCCCGCTGGCAGCATTAAAATTACAAGCTGATTTGTTGCAGCAGCAGATATTGCCATTGTCTGGTGTAGAAGACGATAACCAACTGTTTTATCATACCCAAAAAATCAGCAATGGCATTGAGCGTGCCACTCACCTAGTAGAACAACTGCTGATTTTAGCCAAAATAGAACCACAACAACAATTACCCCCTGAGCAATTAGAAAGTCCGGACTGGCTAATGCTTACAGATATTGTGCTGAGTGATGTCAACCGTCTCGCTCGTGAAAAGCGCATTCAATTAAAACGCACTGTGAACTGTAACAATCCTGCTGATATTCTACCCATCCTTATCAATCCAACTTTATTCAAACTGCTCATCCGCAACCTGTTAGACAATGCTATTCGCTATTGTCCCGAGGGCGCTTTGATTGAACTTCAGCTCGACACCAATGCCATTAGAGTGGTCGATAATGGCATTGGTGTCGAGCCAGAACAACTGACTCGGTTAAGTGAGCGCTTTTATCGTCCAGCAGGTCAAAGCCAATTAGGTAGCGGTCTTGGGCTATCAATCGCCAATCAAATAGCTGAGCTGCACAGTCTGACTTTAGAGTTTGCTAACCGCTCTCAACCAGAAACAGGCTTTATCGTAACGATAAGAAATAAAAAAGCGATATCAAGAACCTGA
- a CDS encoding PepSY domain-containing protein, giving the protein MSLPLLKPLLLTVGATSLVFFGGIIALSVQSPNADTTLSVANAMNENTDISSPSSYLSSFKAVANPLTPPPSANPAPFAALTATQATALARQDAPNSVLQASPELINYNGTVAYEVLLNSGTTYIDANVGTILNPVATNGYRAERFDDDDDDHKEDKHRKAHDEKYYKENERLIATSYQQYDEEEYDD; this is encoded by the coding sequence ATGAGCCTACCTCTCTTAAAACCCTTATTACTGACTGTTGGTGCAACCTCATTAGTATTTTTTGGTGGCATCATAGCCTTATCTGTCCAGTCGCCTAACGCTGATACCACACTATCAGTCGCGAATGCCATGAATGAAAATACTGACATTAGCTCTCCATCCTCTTATTTATCGTCCTTTAAAGCAGTTGCAAACCCTCTCACGCCACCCCCATCTGCCAATCCAGCACCTTTTGCGGCACTCACAGCCACGCAAGCAACCGCGCTCGCGCGGCAAGACGCGCCCAATTCAGTATTGCAGGCTTCACCTGAGCTCATCAATTATAACGGTACCGTCGCTTATGAAGTGCTATTAAACAGTGGCACTACCTATATTGATGCCAACGTCGGCACTATACTGAATCCGGTTGCTACCAATGGCTATCGTGCTGAGAGATTTGATGACGATGATGATGACCATAAAGAGGATAAGCACCGCAAAGCACACGATGAAAAATACTATAAAGAGAATGAGCGTCTAATCGCTACGAGCTATCAGCAATATGATGAGGAGGAATACGATGACTAA
- a CDS encoding FAD:protein FMN transferase — protein MKTNTSNQTTPQLATIKLFAMGCHIQISLYTTRLSAQYSQMTIDQQVAFLTSDVQQRLAYWEHIFSRFDDTSELMRLNNRGDQWSEVSSELFEVLQHAIHFVLKTQGLVTPTLLQPLWAAGYKHSFETLPKISMPSLPFTGLSAPSNVQDTTSANHANQQIGRIQLRQLTDGQHQVYLPTGMALDLNGYVKGWCAMQLAEHISRVHDWHIPCLVDMGGDIAIGIPRDPIDKPVTWGVAVAKPYFANSKHVQNDEDVAILKLSSGAVATSGQDYRRWWHDGRWQHHLIHPHDSRPVTSDVLTATVLATDTMTAEVYAKYCLLLGVKVAMAWLNKYHIAALLIDTDNKVMATSAIRPHLLQPNVVKSNVMSI, from the coding sequence ATGAAAACAAATACATCCAATCAAACAACACCGCAACTGGCAACGATTAAACTGTTTGCAATGGGTTGTCACATTCAAATCAGCTTATATACCACAAGACTGAGCGCGCAATATTCACAGATGACAATAGACCAACAAGTCGCTTTTTTGACAAGCGATGTTCAGCAGCGCTTAGCTTACTGGGAACATATCTTCAGTCGTTTTGATGACACCAGTGAGCTGATGAGACTTAATAACCGTGGCGACCAATGGTCTGAGGTGAGTTCAGAGCTATTCGAAGTGTTACAGCACGCCATTCACTTTGTCTTAAAGACTCAAGGCTTAGTGACACCAACCTTATTGCAACCTCTATGGGCCGCAGGCTATAAGCATTCATTTGAGACCTTGCCTAAAATATCTATGCCATCATTACCTTTTACGGGCTTAAGTGCCCCTTCAAACGTGCAAGATACGACAAGTGCTAACCATGCCAATCAGCAGATAGGACGTATCCAGCTTCGCCAGTTAACTGATGGACAGCATCAAGTGTATCTTCCAACTGGAATGGCACTGGATTTGAATGGTTATGTCAAAGGGTGGTGCGCCATGCAGTTGGCTGAGCATATTAGCCGAGTTCATGACTGGCATATTCCCTGCTTAGTTGATATGGGAGGGGACATCGCGATTGGTATTCCAAGAGACCCAATAGATAAACCGGTTACTTGGGGAGTCGCTGTTGCTAAGCCTTACTTTGCTAATAGTAAGCACGTTCAAAATGATGAAGATGTCGCGATCCTCAAGCTCAGCTCTGGGGCTGTCGCCACATCTGGGCAAGACTATCGTCGCTGGTGGCATGACGGCCGCTGGCAACATCATTTAATCCACCCTCATGATTCTCGTCCAGTAACCAGTGATGTCCTAACTGCAACGGTACTGGCTACAGATACGATGACAGCAGAGGTGTACGCTAAATACTGCCTGCTTCTTGGTGTTAAAGTGGCCATGGCGTGGCTCAACAAATACCATATTGCGGCGCTGTTAATAGATACTGATAACAAAGTGATGGCGACCTCTGCCATTCGACCCCATTTATTGCAGCCAAATGTAGTCAAATCAAACGTCATGAGCATTTAA
- a CDS encoding VIT1/CCC1 transporter family protein, protein MHHSIHDEAHLSNRNHWLRAAVLGANDGLISTASLLVGVAAASISSQTLLLTGMAALTAGALSMAAGEYISVSSQADTEKADLDKELHELTHNAEHELNELTKIYETRGLDHVLAHQVAVALTQHDALEAHARDEIGLTDLSQAKPIHASVASGLSFIAGAILPIIGILLLPVQSLVWSLSSLTIVGLALLGIISARLGGAPVIPATARVVIWGVLAMVATSLIGRLFGVAAL, encoded by the coding sequence ATGCATCATTCTATTCACGACGAAGCTCATCTAAGTAATCGCAATCATTGGCTCAGGGCAGCAGTACTTGGCGCCAATGATGGATTGATTTCAACCGCGAGTTTATTAGTCGGTGTCGCTGCAGCAAGTATAAGTAGTCAGACATTGCTATTAACAGGGATGGCTGCGTTAACCGCAGGCGCTCTATCGATGGCAGCTGGTGAGTATATTTCAGTATCGTCTCAAGCAGATACCGAAAAAGCTGATCTGGATAAAGAGTTGCATGAACTGACTCATAACGCTGAGCACGAGCTCAACGAGCTGACTAAAATTTATGAAACACGTGGACTTGATCATGTCTTAGCGCATCAAGTTGCTGTCGCTTTGACTCAGCATGATGCACTTGAGGCACACGCCCGAGATGAGATTGGTTTGACAGATCTGAGTCAAGCTAAGCCGATTCATGCCTCAGTTGCTTCTGGATTATCATTCATTGCTGGCGCCATATTACCGATTATTGGTATTTTGTTATTGCCAGTGCAATCATTGGTCTGGTCGTTGTCATCTTTGACCATAGTAGGCTTAGCACTACTTGGGATAATATCTGCTCGCTTGGGCGGTGCACCTGTTATTCCTGCTACTGCTAGAGTAGTGATTTGGGGTGTGTTAGCGATGGTCGCAACATCATTGATTGGAAGATTATTTGGGGTAGCAGCATTATAG
- a CDS encoding efflux RND transporter permease subunit: MNMNVSTYSIKNPLVAILLFVLLTLGGLFGFQQMKVQQFPDIDLPAVVVTVTLPGAAPSQLENDVAKKIENRLTSIEGIKHIRTTLQTGAATIATEFVLEKDIQEAMDDVRSAVGEVRGDLPAAANDPIITKVSTAGFPVVTYSVTGNNMSVEDLSWFVDDTITKRLSDIQGVSAISRIGGLEREITVAADPIVLSGLQLSIPQLSQQIAGIQQDSAGGEAEVGNTTQTIRVLGAVERARELNDLQIAVPTGGTQALGRMAEVTDGAANPSSVAKLDGETVVAFNITRSRGASEVEVTKRVDEALAQLSAEMSNIEVEKVYDRATPVAEDYESSLRMLIEGGILAVVVVFLFLRNIRATIVAAVALPLSVIPTFLGMYLFDFSLNIISLLALSLVIGVLVDDAIVEVENIIRHLRMGKTPYEAAMEAADEIGLAVIATTFTLIAVFLPTAFMGGVVGQFFRQFGWTAAMAIFASLLVARLITPMMAAYILRPEKQRVEKQSALMTWYLKIVSWTLHHRWLTMGATLLLFVGSLALVQLLPTSFIPDNDIDQTRVGIELTPDVELEDTERVTALARERILALPEVTHVFSSVGQAQEAMGPNSSSGSGGAKNIASLDIVLAPRAERISKKEIEQQISAILTEVPSARFTVGLSSGGETGYSFSLTSTNPQVLEQTAQQIMTDIRALQIAGAVTSDRSLPQQELTVTPDRLAMADKGVTTQDIATTLRIATVGDYEQRLSKLNLDTRQIPIVVRLPDVAKQNVNQLEGLYVPSTRPAGQGVRVGEVADLNFGTGPAQISRLDRERSITVTVQPGAGELGDLVEAVKNTPTMQQLPASITMIAQGQAENMAELFSGFVIAMSVGIICILGVLILLFGKLLQPFTILMALPLSIGGAFVGLVITSSSLSMPSMIGFIMLMGIATKNSILLVDYAIIAQRRGLERFEAIIDACRKRARPIIMTTIAMGAGMLPLVFGWGDADPTFRRPMAAAVLGGLVTSTLLSLVVIPVVYTLMDDLSGWFAKWLIPHGKDNDSPAADKL, encoded by the coding sequence ATGAATATGAATGTATCTACCTATTCAATTAAAAATCCACTTGTTGCGATTTTATTATTTGTCTTACTAACACTCGGCGGTTTGTTTGGCTTTCAACAGATGAAAGTGCAGCAGTTCCCTGATATTGATTTACCAGCGGTCGTAGTGACGGTTACTTTGCCCGGAGCCGCACCGTCGCAGCTCGAAAATGATGTCGCTAAAAAGATTGAAAATAGGCTGACTAGTATTGAAGGTATTAAGCACATTCGTACTACCTTACAAACCGGTGCAGCTACTATCGCTACTGAGTTTGTATTAGAAAAAGACATTCAAGAAGCGATGGATGATGTACGCTCAGCAGTCGGTGAGGTACGTGGAGACTTACCCGCAGCCGCGAATGATCCTATTATTACCAAGGTCTCAACAGCAGGATTTCCAGTAGTCACGTATTCAGTGACTGGAAATAATATGAGTGTTGAGGACTTATCCTGGTTCGTTGATGACACTATTACCAAGCGCTTATCTGATATCCAAGGGGTAAGCGCTATCAGTCGTATTGGTGGTCTTGAGCGTGAGATTACCGTTGCCGCTGACCCTATCGTGCTCAGTGGCTTGCAACTCTCTATCCCTCAATTATCTCAGCAGATCGCCGGTATTCAGCAAGACAGCGCAGGCGGAGAAGCCGAAGTTGGCAATACTACCCAAACCATTCGAGTGTTGGGAGCAGTAGAGCGCGCTCGCGAGCTTAACGATTTGCAGATAGCTGTACCTACTGGAGGCACGCAAGCGTTAGGGCGTATGGCTGAAGTAACGGATGGTGCGGCTAATCCTAGCTCTGTTGCCAAGCTAGATGGCGAAACAGTCGTTGCATTCAACATCACCCGCTCACGCGGTGCTAGTGAAGTTGAAGTTACCAAGAGAGTGGATGAAGCACTGGCGCAGTTAAGTGCTGAGATGAGTAATATTGAGGTCGAGAAAGTCTACGACCGTGCTACCCCAGTGGCAGAAGATTATGAGTCTTCATTACGCATGTTGATTGAGGGCGGTATTTTAGCAGTCGTGGTGGTGTTCTTATTCTTACGCAATATTCGCGCTACTATCGTTGCCGCTGTGGCATTGCCTTTGTCGGTCATTCCTACCTTTTTGGGGATGTATCTGTTTGATTTCAGCCTCAATATCATCTCATTATTGGCGTTATCCTTGGTCATCGGTGTGCTGGTCGATGACGCTATCGTTGAGGTCGAAAACATTATTCGCCATTTACGGATGGGTAAGACGCCTTATGAAGCGGCGATGGAAGCTGCTGACGAAATCGGTCTTGCGGTTATTGCCACTACCTTTACCTTGATTGCAGTATTTTTACCTACAGCCTTTATGGGCGGTGTAGTTGGGCAGTTCTTCCGCCAATTTGGCTGGACAGCAGCGATGGCTATTTTTGCCTCGCTGTTGGTAGCACGTTTAATTACGCCCATGATGGCGGCCTACATTTTGCGACCAGAAAAACAGCGGGTCGAAAAGCAAAGCGCATTGATGACATGGTATTTAAAGATAGTATCGTGGACACTTCATCATCGCTGGTTAACCATGGGCGCCACCTTGTTATTATTTGTAGGGTCATTAGCTTTGGTGCAGCTGCTACCAACCTCGTTTATTCCTGATAATGACATCGACCAAACGCGAGTAGGCATTGAGCTGACCCCTGATGTTGAACTCGAAGATACCGAACGGGTAACGGCATTAGCACGTGAACGCATTCTAGCTCTGCCTGAGGTAACTCATGTTTTCTCCTCAGTTGGGCAGGCGCAAGAAGCAATGGGGCCAAACTCTAGTAGTGGAAGCGGTGGCGCAAAAAATATCGCCAGTCTAGATATCGTCCTCGCCCCACGTGCCGAACGTATCTCTAAAAAAGAGATCGAGCAACAGATTAGTGCCATATTGACAGAAGTGCCCAGTGCACGCTTTACGGTAGGGCTATCGAGTGGCGGTGAGACGGGATATAGCTTTTCATTGACCAGTACCAATCCGCAAGTGCTAGAACAGACCGCGCAACAAATCATGACGGATATCCGCGCACTACAGATTGCAGGCGCTGTCACCAGTGATCGCAGCTTACCGCAACAAGAGCTGACCGTGACCCCTGATCGGCTAGCGATGGCAGATAAAGGTGTCACCACACAAGATATCGCAACCACCTTACGGATAGCGACAGTGGGTGATTATGAACAACGTCTGTCCAAGCTGAATTTGGATACGCGGCAGATTCCTATTGTGGTGCGCTTACCCGATGTGGCCAAACAAAACGTCAATCAGTTAGAAGGGTTGTATGTGCCTAGTACACGCCCAGCCGGTCAAGGCGTACGAGTCGGCGAAGTCGCTGATCTCAATTTTGGCACAGGTCCAGCACAAATCAGCCGTCTCGATCGTGAACGCTCAATTACTGTTACGGTGCAGCCTGGTGCTGGCGAGCTTGGTGATTTGGTAGAAGCGGTTAAAAATACCCCTACTATGCAGCAACTACCAGCCTCTATTACGATGATTGCACAGGGTCAAGCGGAAAACATGGCTGAGCTATTTAGCGGTTTTGTCATTGCCATGTCCGTAGGTATTATCTGTATCTTAGGCGTCTTAATTCTACTGTTTGGTAAGCTTTTACAGCCTTTTACTATTTTGATGGCACTGCCACTATCGATAGGCGGTGCATTCGTGGGTTTGGTCATTACGAGCAGTAGCCTATCGATGCCTTCGATGATTGGTTTTATTATGCTAATGGGTATCGCCACCAAAAACTCTATTTTACTAGTGGACTATGCCATTATTGCGCAGCGCCGTGGGTTGGAACGTTTTGAGGCAATTATAGATGCATGTCGCAAGCGCGCCCGTCCTATCATTATGACTACTATTGCAATGGGTGCTGGCATGTTGCCGCTCGTATTTGGCTGGGGTGATGCTGATCCTACTTTCAGACGCCCGATGGCTGCTGCTGTGTTAGGTGGTCTGGTAACCTCGACGCTATTAAGTTTGGTCGTGATTCCAGTCGTATATACTTTGATGGATGACTTGTCAGGGTGGTTTGCTAAATGGTTGATTCCGCACGGTAAAGACAACGACAGTCCGGCTGCTGATAAGTTATAG